TGTTGGAAGAAATCAGTCATAATAGAGGCATAATCCAAATGCGCATGAGATACGTGAATCGAAAAAACCCTACCCATATGAGAAGAAATCCACCACGGTAGAGGCACAAGCTGAATATGTCAAGATGCATGAGTTAGAAAAACTCATCCCGTATAAGAAGGAATCTATCATGACGAAGGGAGGACTTGAAGATCACCATGATAGGAGGATCCAAAATCCACCATGGAAGAGAAGACTTGAAATCTACCATGACAGAGGGAGAACTTGAAGCCCAACATGATGGAAGGATCTAAAATCCACCATGGTGAGCAGATCCAAAAGCCACCACTATATAGAGAAGACTTGAAATCTATCACGGTAGAGAGAGAACCTAAAATCTAATATGAATGAGGTATAGTGTGAAATGTGCTTGAGGCATATGAGTCAAAAAATAATGAACCACACCAAGAGCAATCTACCACGATGAAGGTGAAGGGTAAAATATGCTTAAGGTGTGTGAGTAAAAAAATCCAATCCACGTTGAGAGAAATTTACTATGATGGAGGCTTAGGACGAAATATGCCCAAGGCATGTGTCGAGGAAACTAAACCTACATCAAGAGAAATCCACCATAATGGAAGTGTAGGGCGAAATATACTCGAGGCATATGAGTTAAAAAAATCCAGCCCACGCCATAATAAATTTATCATGATGGAGGTATATAGCAAAATATGCTTGAGACATATGAGTCGGGAAAACTTGACTtacatcaaaaaaaaaatctatcacaATGGAAGTGCATGACAAAATGTACCAAATGCGTGTGAGTCGAGAAAATCTAACTCGCACCTCGAGAAATCCATGATAGTGGAGACCCAAGGTGAAATGTGACCGAGGTGTGTGAGTCAGGAAAACTCGACCCGTGCCAAGAGAAATCAACTACGGTAGAGGCGTAAGGTGAAATATGGCTAAGGCATATGTGTCGAAAAAATATGACCTACACAAAGAGAAATTTGTCACAACGCAAGTGACTTGCATGAGAAGGAACCTGTCATAATGAAAGCACAGGTCAAATGTGTCTAAGATGCATGAGTTGAGAAAACTTGGTACACACGAGAAAAAAATCCGCCATGGCAAATGCACGGGTCAAATGTACTCGAGATGCATGAGTTAGTAAAACTCGTCCCACGTGAGAAGAAATCTGCTACGATGGAAGTGTATAGTGAAATGTGCtcgagacacatgagttgggaaaacctaCCCCATGTGTGAAGAAATCCACTATAGCTGAGGCACAAGTCGAATGTGCCCAAGAtatatgagtcgagaaaacctatCCCGCATGAGAAAAAATTTGTCACGgcaaaggcataaagcaaaatgtgtTTAAAGCACATGAGTCAACAAAATTGACCCTGCGTCAAAAGAAATCTATCACAACAGAAGCCACGAGTTAGAGAAGCCTAAGGTGTGTGGGTCAAGAAGCCTGGCCCTTATCACCCCAAGAGGCATGAAGGTCAGAAAGCCCAATCGCCATAGCAAGAGGCAAGGAGGTCGGGCCTCTTAACCTCTACCTCTATCCTCACCTAAGGCTTCCTGACCCCTGCTTCTATAAGAGGCAAGGATGTTGGGCATATATCCTCGCCTAAGGCATAGTGGTCGGGAAGCCCGATCCTCGCTTCTGCAAGAGGGGTGGAGGTCGAGATGCTTTATCTCAGCCTTTACCTGAGGCACAAGGTCGAATGCATGACCTCCTCCTTCGCCCAAGGTATGGATTTCAGATGCTCGACCTCCACTATCATGTGAGGCGTTAAGGTCAGGATGCCCGTCCCCCACCATCATGTAAGGCATGGAGGTCAGGACACCCGATCCTTATCTTTGCCCAAGATGAGGAGGTTGGGATGCCTGACCTCCGTCATCGCATGAGACGTTAGTTAGGAAAACCCAACCCATAAGAGGAGATCTTAAACACTCTCATGTCGGATGAATTGAACGCTACACTTCAAACCCCTCTAACAAGAGCTCCGAAGCATACTTTTGGGAGGGGAATAaatgatagaaaaaaatattataatagtcaATCATCCTCTTACACAGCACCATGTAAGAGTTATCGTGGATGAAAAATGTTCTAGGTTACCCCTCGCCCATCCACCTGCATGGACAAAAGTCTAAGACAAACCGTTCGAGATTGTATCTCCCCTACCACCTACGCGGATAAAACGCTAAGAGGGAGACATTGGAATGATTATAGGTTACCCCCTCTAAGGCCAAGTATAAAAGGTAATCTTCAGCACTACACCGGGGTCTCACTTTCCCAAAAACACTCATACCCATTAGAGACCTTAGTTATTAACTTAGCGTTGGATGGACTATGCTAGGAAACTTCTCCCAACGTAACATCTGTCTTAATGCAGGCGACGCCTTGAAAGCTCAACAACTCCACTTTGAGTCACCTCTAAACCACATTATACACTTATGCACCTTTGAACTTGGACAACGTCGGATTAACTCAAATGTTGATGACCATTCTCCTTAACATAgacatatgattatttaaatactCAAATTATCTAAAGCTTTATCAAAACGgaggatgcattttttttttaaattatctttttggattttttttaagcacccctcaaatttaaataatattttttatttaatatttaaaatatatttttttttcttgctaGGGTGAATCAACCCAATAGAAGCACTCTTTTTCATGGGACGAATTGATCtagttataatattatttataatttttttaataatataaaaatataatatagtatagaatattataataaaaagtatttgataaattttataaaaaattaaatttatattatactataatatttttaataatactaaaaaataCTATACCACAGAATAAAAATTCTATTAGGCATTACATATAATTTCAACATCACTATGAAAAAGTGATAatgtagtataaaaatattataataaaaatatatatataatattataattggatcAGTTCACCCTATTGGTTGGAAagaaaaaaggaaggaaaaaaaaaggtaatGGGGGAGTATTTTAggttattatataaaataattataagaaaGTTACGAAAATATGGATATTTTATCTAAATGACTTAAATAAAGATATCCAAAAAAGTTATGAGCTGCTTCCATCTTAGTCGATCAGATCTTAGTTCCCTTACAAAAGCCCACTGACCCACATCAGATCTGAAACTTTGTCCTGGCGCTTGTCTCCACAGAACTGAGGGATCCTatccaatataacttttaaaaacatTCTTCAATTCCTTAATATCTGGGAGAACAACAACCTTGTTTGCATATGAACCGTTCGATCGATTAAGGGTAGTACAAAACTTGGAGAAGATCCTTCATCCGAGCCTAAGCCGTCGTCCGACGTTGACCGTCATGTGACCGATCTCCGCGTACCATATTTCGTTCCACCGACACCGATACCTAGATGTGCTGTGACCGGAAATTATACTGGGCCCATCGGGTAACATAGAGAGTGCAGTCCTAACAGGTAGAGAAGTATTTTTGGATACAAGAGAAGAGGCGACGCCGTTTGCAACCCTCGACTCTTTACTTGACATTCGTCGACCGCCTCACGACAGAAATAGCGCGAGCGGTGGAGGAGGTGAGGAAGAAGGAGGAGGCGGCAAGGGGAAGTCCTCCGCGCCAGTGGTGGTGACGTACGTAACCCTAGCACTAttgatcctcttcctcctctccctcggcCCGAGCCGCCCCCACATATCCCACCGCCGCCTCAAGCTCCGCCCAGCCGGCGGCACCCCGGCCGCTGGCGACCGCCGCATCCCCTTCGACCCCATCATCGCCGATATCGAGCTCCGCCGCGACGACCGCGAGTGGGAGAGGGCCCATTTCCCTTCCATCGTTGGCGCCCCGCCCGCGGAGGCCCAGCCGGAGTGGGAGGGCTTCATTGATGCCGAGGACTACATCAACGACGAGGGACGGTTCAACGTATCTCACCGCATCTCGCTGCTCTTCCCCAAGATCGACGTCGGCCCCGCGGACGGGTTCCTCACCTCCAAGGAACTTGCCGAGTGGAACCTGAAGCAGTCGGAGAAGGAGGTGTTGCACCGGACACGGCGGGACATGAAGCTCCATGACAAGAATCGTGATGGGTTCATCTCGTTCCAGGAGTACGAGCCGCCAAGTTGGGTGCGTCGATTGATTGGTTAGTAAAGATTCATCTTTTCTGACCGATCTCTGATTTCTTCTGATTCATGCAAACTTCTTTTAATTGATTGTATGCCCTAATTTGAGAAAAGTGAGATTCTTTGGGCGATCATTGGTGTTTGACTTGTTTCTTAATCATGCTCTGCTCCGCTTCGTGTTTTGAGGATCGAATGAAGTTTGATCTGAGGTTTGGACTATGGATAGAGAGAAACGAATGGACGGCTAAGAATATCATATTTGAGTGTTGATCGAGACATTGATTAATTATCACAAAAGTGCTTCCATTTTAAAATTTGAAGGATCTGTGGCATAAATGTTATCCTCGTTTCAAACTGTACAAGGGATAAACAGGACGAAGGAATGATATTACCGAataggaaaataaaagaaaataagtcTATCTAATAGATGATGGCATCGGTGAATGCAATGCTAAAGAGTTTACTGTAGTCTGGTTGGTACTTTTACTTTACAGGATGAGTCGATCCATGTATTGGGAGTAAAAGAGAACAACTGGGTGGCAGATGTTGACAGTAATAGTAAACACAGACTAACAATCTCTTCTTTTACTGAATATTGGTTTTCCATGCTACCAATGTTTAGGAACTAGTAATAAACCAAAATTAAAGTTGATATTCGAGAGGAAAATCTATCGAGATAAAGAAATTGTTGTGTAAAACCACATTATTGCTAGGATTTCATCGGTTTTGTATGTTGGTTACCTGTCACTTCAAATCCTTGACATGAGATTCCTCCTTTCCCTCTACCATTAGATGATGTGGAAATTAAGTCTATAAGTTCTGTCATGCTTCTGAATCAGCCATGGTCTCTTGTTTATGCTGAATGGTACTAAATTTTACGTTAACTTGTGGTAATGTGTATCATTACCTTTATGAAAGGTACAAGTTCCATAATGGATATTGATCTGTTGGGAAAGATAACGCGAAACCTTTTAATAATAATCTTAGGCTGATTCAGAGGTATGATAGAACTTGTAGGCTTATTTATGAATATATACTTCAAATTGTCCATTCTCAGACAGTATTGGAAatattcaaattttaatttttattatatcaaGTTTTAATGTATCTCGAAGTATGACATTTATGAATATGTACTTCATTTTGTTTGGTGAGATTGGAAATGCATGCAGCACATGGAAATCAATGGGTATTTGATTCAAATTATACTTGATCATTAGCCACAAATTTGACAGCTAACACACTTACAGGAGCTCAGAAGTGCACATGAAGGATATGTCCTGTGAGAGTTGAATATTATAGTTTTCCTTATTTGCTGCCTTAAAATCTTTTGCAGATAATGAAACTGACGATAAATTTGGTTGGTGGAAAGAGGACCACTTCAATGCTTCGGACATGGATGGTGACAGCCTTCTCAATTTGATAGAGTTCAATGAGTTTGTTCTCTGATACCTTTTTTGGCTTTGCTTTTCATCTCTTACATTTTCACACTGACGCTCTTTTAATTGATTCTGCAGCTTTCTTCATCCGGCTGACACAAGTAATCCAAAGCTGATTGAGTGGTTGTGTCAAGAAGAGATAAGGTGCTAGAGCTTATCTAGGTTTACTTTTTTTTATGGATCATGATATATAATTCTTAAGGATATTTATGCGACCTTCATCTTGCATCCGTAAGAAAGGTAGTTATGCAGCTGCATTATCAGTGCATGCTGATGTCCCAAATATGTTTAGGCTTGACTGTTACAAAATATTAAACGTACATAAATTATAGTATCCCAATTAATGCACAATTTTTATTAGGTTGGGACAGGTGGAAAATGCATCTCTGTTATTTGTGATCTCTTTCTAGCTCTTTTTACCTTCTCAAGTTGATAGAAGCAGCTGGTTGCCAGTAAATGCAGCTGTACAAGTATCCTTGAAGACATACAATATAAACTAAAACTTTTATGTGTATCATTCCTCAAGCATGAGCTTAGCTTCTATCATAACTGTTCAACTTCAGACAATACTTCCTGGTCTTTTGAGGCGATAACATAAATCTGTTGTGAAATTTCCTAATGGGTTTTTCTCAAAGTATTGTGCTAGTAGACCTCTTATGCGACTTATTTCATCTAGAAGATGCACCATCAGTCTGTAAAACAAGTTTGACTTGTATCAGCTTTCACACTAATCACTAAAATGGGTCCCATCAACGAGGAGGACCGGGATAGGCAGCCTTGGCATTACAAGCAGGGGATTGTTTCAACAACTTGACCCTGGACATGTAGGTTGCAAAGGGCAACCTTACCATATTACTCATGGAAAATTTAGATACCTTTTTGTCATTCTAACTATTGGTAATAGTTGGCAGAATCCTTACATGGTTCACTCTTTCTTTCTCAGGGAAAGAGATAAAGACAAAGATGGAAAACTCAACTTTGAAGAATACTTAACTGGCTTATTTCACTTGATCAGAAATTATGATGAAGTTTATAGTTCAACTCATGAGACAGATGCTTCAAATGAGATACCAGCTAAAAAATTATTCACACGACTCGACTTGGACAACGATGGGTATGTCTTAATAAATGAGCAATGTTGAAATTGTATGAAGGCATGTAGCTTATTTTGTATCGTCAGTCTTAGCAAGTTCCTCTTTCAGTTTTCTGTCAGCAGATGAACTGAAACCTGTCATTCATGATCTTCATCCATCAGAGCGTTACTATGCAAAACAACAAGCAGATTATGTGCTTTCCCAGGTATGGTTGCTTAATGCTCTGGAATTAAaaagctctaaaatttgaatatttttatcaaataaattGATGGTATTTGACCCTGGTGGATACAATACTTCATTTCCTAGAAATGAAGAAAATAATTCTTTAATTGGAAAACATTAGTAAAAAAAAGGGTTCATTTCCATAGTTCCTAGGTCAGGGTCTGTGGTTTCTGTGGGCAATGTATTTGCGGAAAAGATTAAATTGTGGAGAAGGGTTTTGAACTTCTATGTGCATCTGGTTTCTGCATAGCTTGATTGCTCCCCTTTCTTTTCCTGGTGATGGTGTTTCAGAAACTTTTATGGTTTGTCATGGATTTCCTACAATGCGTTGACCTCATGTTTTCTCATACCATCACTCTGCGATTGTTATCTTGCACTTTTTTTATACTCTTCTTCTATATGGTGTTAAATTGGTGGATATGCTGCTGTTTGCTGACAGCAACCACTGAGGTGCTTGTTTCTGAATGACCGTAACAGGTGTGAAGAATGTGTAATCCATTGTGTCATTGTTCAGTCTATTCTagacaaaaaaaagagaaaaggagcACCTTTTATCTTTTCATTTATTATGCACACCTGTTGTCTCATGCAGATGGTGGGTTTGTCTCATTTCACATCATTTATTTCATGTGCTTAAGATTATCATTTGAACCTTATTGTTTTATGGTCTTAGACAACATGACTTGTTTTCTCTATACACCATTATCCCTGCCAACCTCTTCAATCCGAAAAGGAGGGCTTACAGTTGTTCGTGGGTGTTTCTAAGTCATCTTTTGCAAACTCTCTCTTTCTGGTTTGAAGACAATAATTATTCTGTTATACTTTATCTAGCTTTGATACATGCAAGCTTTCTTGACCAATCCAGGCTTTTCTGCTtttgttttaaattttttgaatg
The window above is part of the Musa acuminata AAA Group cultivar baxijiao chromosome BXJ2-6, Cavendish_Baxijiao_AAA, whole genome shotgun sequence genome. Proteins encoded here:
- the LOC135613676 gene encoding uncharacterized protein LOC135613676 codes for the protein MLYLSLYLRHKVECMTSSFAQESAVLTGREVFLDTREEATPFATLDSLLDIRRPPHDRNSASGGGGEEEGGGGKGKSSAPVVVTYVTLALLILFLLSLGPSRPHISHRRLKLRPAGGTPAAGDRRIPFDPIIADIELRRDDREWERAHFPSIVGAPPAEAQPEWEGFIDAEDYINDEGRFNVSHRISLLFPKIDVGPADGFLTSKELAEWNLKQSEKEVLHRTRRDMKLHDKNRDGFISFQEYEPPSWVRRLIDNETDDKFGWWKEDHFNASDMDGDSLLNLIEFNDFLHPADTSNPKLIEWLCQEEIRERDKDKDGKLNFEEYLTGLFHLIRNYDEVYSSTHETDASNEIPAKKLFTRLDLDNDGFLSADELKPVIHDLHPSERYYAKQQADYVLSQADTNKDGHLSLQEMLDNPYVFYSAIFEEENDFIHHDELR